A single genomic interval of Oncorhynchus mykiss isolate Arlee chromosome 13, USDA_OmykA_1.1, whole genome shotgun sequence harbors:
- the LOC110486683 gene encoding coiled-coil domain-containing protein 47, with amino-acid sequence MRSVYLLLPTLLLLLALPVSRGRYNDDFDDGEDLADFADDNDFAEFEDVSEDTAAEPETAPPPRGAPPAQPAEDDEDEATVELEEDGQEDGFEDSDTQDQDMYSKYDPDEFDGMEKPSQSLKDPLIIHTVPAHLQNSWESYYMEILMVTGLLAYIMNYIIGKNKNSRLATAWFNSHRELLESNFALVGDDGTSKDAVSTGKLNQENEHIYNLWCSGRVCCEGMLIQLKFVKRQDLLNVLARMMRPVCDQVQIKVTLNDEDMDTFVFAVGTKKAMARMQKEMQDLSEFCSDKPKSGAKYGLPELLAILTEMGEVTDGVMDSKMVHYITNHADKIESIHFSDQFSGTKVVQEDGQPLKLPETKKTLLFTFNVPGMGNTSPKDMDTLLPLMNMVIYSIDKVKKLRLNREGKQKADKNRARVEENFLKQTHNQRQEAAQTRREEKKRAEKERIMSEEDPERQRRLEEAAQRRDQKKIEKKQMKMKQIKVKAM; translated from the exons ATGAGGAGTGTGTACCTCTTGCTGCCCACACTGCTACTTCTCCTGGCACTGCCCGTCTCCAGGGGACGCTACAACGATGACTTTGACGACGGGGAAGACCTGGCAGACTTTGCAGATGACAATGACTTTGCTGAGTTTGAGGATGTGAGCGAGGACACTGCGGCCGAGCCAGAGACGGCCCCTCCACCCCGTGGGGCCCCCCCTGCTCAGCCTGCTGAGGACGATGAGGACGAGGCCACAGTGGAGCTGGAGGAAGACGGACAGGAGGACGGCTTTGAGGATTCCGATACACAG GATCAAGACATGTACAGCAAGTACGATCCAGACGAGTTTGATGGCATGGAGAAGCCCAGCCAGTCCCTTAAAGACCCTCTGATCATCCACACA GTGCCGGCCCACCTTCAGAACAGCTGGGAGAGCTACTACATGGAAATTCTAATGGTGACGGGCCTGCTGGCCTATATCATGAACTACATCATCGGCAAGAACAAGAACAGCCGTCTGGCCACAGCCTGGTTCAACTCCCACCGAGAGCTCCTGGAGAGCAACTTTGCCTTGGTGGGTGACGATGGCACCAGTAAGGATGCAGTGAGCACCGGGAAGCTGAACCAGGAGAATGAGCACATCTACAACCTGTGGTGCTCAGGTCGAGTCTGTTGTGAGGGCATGCTCATCCAGCTTAAG TTTGTGAAGAGGCAGGACCTGCTGAATGTACTGGCCAGGATGATGAGGCCAGTCTGTGATCAAGTG CAAATCAAAGTTACTCTGAATGATGAGGACATGGATACGTTTGTGTTTGCTGTGGGCACCAAAAAGGCCATGGCCCGGATGCAAAAGGAGATGCAGGACTTG agTGAGTTCTGCAGTGACAAGCCCAAGTCAGGGGCAAAGTACGGCCTTCCTGAGCTCCTGGCCATCCTGACAGAGATGGGTGAGGTCACGGATGGTGTGATGGACAGCAAG ATGGTTCATTATATCACCAACCATGCTGACAAGATTGAGTCCATCCATTTCTCTGACCAATTTTCTGGTACAAAAGTTGTGCAAGA GGATGGGCAGCCCTTAAAACTGCCTGAGACCAAGAAGACGCTGCTGTTTACATTTAATG TGCCTGGCATGGGGAACACATCTCCCAAAGACATGGACACTCTGCTACCCCTGATGAACATGGTCATCTACAGCATCGACAAGGTCAAGAAGCTTCGCCTCAACAGAGAG GGAAAACAGAAGGCGGATAAGAACCGTGCCCGTGTGGAGGAGAACTTCCTGAAGCAGACCCACAATCAGCGCCAGGAGGCTGCTCAGACCCGacgggaggagaagaagagggctGAGAAGGAGAGGATCATGAGTGAGGAGGATCCTGAGAGACAGCGCCGCCTGGAG GAGGCTGCTCAACGTCGTGATCAGAAGAAGATTGAGAAGAAGCAGATGAAGATGAAGCAGATCAAAGTCAAAGCCATGTGA
- the LOC110486684 gene encoding DDB1- and CUL4-associated factor 7 has translation MSLHGKRKEIYKYEAPWTVYAMNWSVRPDKRFRLALGSFVEEYNNKVQIVGLEEESSEFICRNTFDHPYPTTKIMWIPDSKGVYPDLLATSGDYLRIWRVSETETRLECLLNNNKNSDFCAPLTSFDWNEVDPNLLGTSSIDTTCTIWGLETGQVLGRVNLVSGHVKTQLIAHDKEVYDIAFSRAGGGRDMFASVGADGSVRMFDLRHLEHSTIIYEDPQHHPLLRLCWNKQDPNYLATMAMDGMEVVILDVRVPCTPVARLNNHRACVNGIAWAPHSSCHICTAADDHQALIWDIQQMPRAIEDPILAYTAEGEINNVQWASTQPDWIAIGYNNCLEILRV, from the exons ATGTCGCTCCACGGTAAGCGAAAAGAGATCTACAAATACGAAGCGCCATGGACGGTGTATGCAATGAACTGGAGCGTTCGTCCCGACAAACGCTTTCGCCTGGCCCTTGGAAGTTTCGTTGAAGAATATAACAATAAG GTGCAGATTGTGGGTCTGGAGGAGGAGAGTTCAGAGTTCATCTGCAGGAACACCTTTGACCACCCCTACCCCACCACCAAGATCATGTGGATCCCTGACAGCAAGGGTGTTTACCCAGACCTGCTTGCCACTAGCGGGGACTACCTGCGCATCTGGAGG GTCAGTGAAACAGAGACGCGTTTGGAATGCTTACTGAATAACAACAAGAACTCTGACTTCTGTGCCCCACTCACCTCGTTTGACTGGAATGAAGTGGATCCTAATTTACTGG GCACCTCCAGCATTGACACCACCTGTACTATCTGGGGGTTGGAGACTGGCCAAGTGCTGGGCAGAGTCAACCTCGTATCCGGCCACGTCAAGACCCAGCTCATTGCTCATGACAAAGAG GTGTATGACATCGCATTCAGCCGCGCAGGCGGTGGTCGGGACATGTTTGCGTCGGTCGGAGCGGACGGCTCAGTACGCATGTTTGACCTGCGGCACCTAGAACACAGCACCATCATCTATGAAGATCCCCAGCACCACCCCCTACTGCGCCTCTGCTGGAACAAACAGGACCCCAACTACCTGGCCACCATGGCTATGGACGGCATGGAG GTTGTGATTCTGGACGTGCGTGTTCCCTGCACGCCGGTGGCCCGCCTCAACAACCACCGGGCCTGTGTCAACGGCATCGCCTGGGCTCCCCACTCCTCCTGTCACATCTGCACTGCAG CCGACGACCACCAGGCGCTGATATGGGACATCCAGCAGATGCCCAGGGCCATCGAGGACCCTATTCTGGCCTACACAGCCGAGGGGGAGATCAACAATGTCCAGTGGGCCTCCACCCAGCCTGACTGGATCGCCATCGGCTACAACAACTGCCTAGAGATCCTGCGGGTCTAA